Proteins encoded within one genomic window of Humulus lupulus chromosome 1, drHumLupu1.1, whole genome shotgun sequence:
- the LOC133812734 gene encoding uncharacterized protein LOC133812734 encodes MNAKQGAQQGAVQRAANLSGVAHDPPVNIAGVAQDRVAQGGVAANNEQNAVIVADDRAHAIRQYALPLFNELNPGIVRPEIQAAQFELKPVMFQMLQTVVQFSGMPTEDPHVHLHLFIEVSDSFKLPGVTEDALRLTLFPYYLRDRARAWLNSLPSDSVSTWQELAERFLMKYFPPTKNAKLRNEITSFQQLDEESLYEAWERFKELLRKCPYHGIPHCIQMETFYNGLNAHTRMVVDASANGALLAKSYNEWPSSRLSTGRKVAGIHDVDAITSLAAQVSSISNMLKTMNMGMNQSVGQPMGTQFGQMENISCVYCGEGHTFDHCHSNPAVVCYMGNQNRNSPYSNSYNPSWRKHPNFSWSNQGAGPSNSSMPPRPNFPPGYPPQAPQQRPQQQVMQSSSLENMLKEYIVKNEAMIQSQAASLRNLENQVGQLANELRNRPHGTLPSDTENPRNGSKEHYKAVTLRSRKKLENSKANSGHEGEPSSIQINEEIQKDADIPSVEKSASAQNAAGMPQHQLPDSSSTRQPPPFPQRFQKQKLDSQFKKFLDILRQLHINIPFVEALEQMPNYVKFMKDILTKKRRLGEFETVALTKECSSFLQNKLPLKMKDPWSFTIPCTIGNSYCGMALCDLGASINLMPMSIFKQLGIGEVRPTKVTLQLADRSLAHPDVLVRVDRFIFPADFIVLDYEADKEVL; translated from the exons ATGAATGCTAAGCAAGGGGCTCAACAGGGAGCTGTCCAGAGGGCAGCAAATCTATCAGGAGTCGCTCATGATCCACCAGTAAATATAGCAGGAGTTGCTCAAGATCGAGTAGCTCAAGGGGGAGTGGCTGCCAACAACGAGCAAAATGCAGTTATTGTGGCTGATGACAGAGCTCATGCTATTAGACAATATGCTCTCCCCCTCTTCAATGAGCTCAATCCAGGCATCGTCAGACCAGAAATTCAAGCAGCCCAGTTTGAATTGAAGCCAGTCATGTTCCAGATGCTTCAAACTGTGGTTCAGTTTAGTGGTATGCCAACAGAGGATCCTCACGTTCACCTTCACTTGTTCATTGAAGTAAGTGACTCTTTCAAGCTGCCCGGAGTGACAGAGGATGCATTAAGACTAACGTTGTTCCCATACTACTTGAGAGACAGAGCCAGAGCTTGGTTGAACTCTTTGCCTTCTGATTCTGTGAGTACTTGGCAAGAGTTGGCAGAGCGGTTTTTGATGAAGTATTTTCCCCCCACTAAGAATGCCAAACTCCGCAACGAGATTACTTCATTTCAGCAACTTGATGAAGAATCTTTATATGAGGCATGGGAGCGGTTTAAGGAGTTGTTGCGCAAATGCCCTTATCATGGCATTCCTCATTGCATCCAGATGGAGACATTTTATAATGGTCTAAATGCCCACACTAGAATGGTGGTTGATGCTTCAGCGAACGGGGCTCTTCTTGCTAAGTcctataatgag tggcCTTCTTCTAGATTATCTACAGGCAGAAAGGTGGCTGGTATTCATGATGTAGATGCCAtcacttctttggcagcccaagtATCCTCTATTTCTAATATGCTCAAGACAATGAATATGGGGATGAATCAATCAGTGGGGCAGCCTATGGGGACGCAATTTGGGCAAATGGAAAACATTTCTTGTGTGTATTGTGGTGAGGGTCATACTTTTGACCACTGTCATTCCAATCCAGCAGTTGTGTGTTACATGGGGAACCAAAATAGGAATAGCCCTTATTCTAATTCCTACAACCCATCATGGAGGAAACATCCCAACTTCTCGTGGAGTAATCAAGGGGCTGGCCCTAGCAATTCTTCTATGCCTCCAAGACCAAATTTCCCACCGGGTTATCCCCCACAAGCACCACAACAAAGGCCACAACAACAAGTAATGCAATCTAGCTCTCTTGAGAACATGTTGAAGGAGTATATAGTGAAAAACGAAGCCATGATCCAAAGCCAAGCTGCATCATTGAGAAACTTAGAAAACCAAGTTGGGCAACTAGCTAATGAGCTTAGAAATAGACCCCATGGTACATTACCAAGTGACACCGAGAATCCAAGAAATGGGAGCAAAGAACATTATAAAGCCGTCACTTTGAGAAGTAGGAAGAAGTTGGAGAATTCCAAGGCCAACTCTGGGCATGAGggtgagccctcttcaatccaaataaatgaggaaATTCAAAAAGATGCTGATATTCCTAGTGTAGAAAAATCTGCCTCTGCCCAGAATGCTGCAGGAATGCCACAACATCAGCTCCCAGATAGCTCGAGTACAAGGCAGCCACCTCCATTTCCCCAACGTTTTCAGAAGCAAAAGTTGGACTCTCAATTTAAAAAGTTCCTAGACATCTTGAGGCAGCTACATATTAACATTCCCTTTGTTGAAGCCCTAGAgcaaatgcccaactatgtgaagttcATGAAAGACATCCTTACAAAGAAGAGAAGATTAGGGGAATTTGAGACAGTGGCTCTTACCAAGGAGTGTAGCTCATTCTTGCAAAACAAGCTGCCATTGAAGATGAAAGATCCTTGGAGTTTCACCATTCCCTGCACCATTGGTAATTCTTATTGTGGCatggctttatgtgatttgggtgcaAGCATTAACTTGATGCCAATGTCTATTTTCAAGCAATTGGGGATTGGAGAAGTTAGGCCTACTAAAGTTACTCTTCAATTAGCAGATAGATCTCTTGCTCATCCGGATGTATTGGTAAGGGTAGATAGATTCATATTCCCTGCTGATTTTATTGTGTTAGACTATGAGGCAGACAAAGAGGTGCtatga